Proteins encoded by one window of Candidatus Hydrogenedens sp.:
- the gnd gene encoding decarboxylating NADP(+)-dependent phosphogluconate dehydrogenase, protein MNELKDIGLVGLAVMGENLVLNMESKGFSVAVFNRTVSKVDDFINGRAKGKNIKGCHSLQELVNSLKKPRKVMLMVKAGQAVDDFIEQLIPLLDLGDIIIDGGNSHFPDTTRRTKYLESKGLLYIGTGVSGGEEGALKGPSMMPGGSPKAWEHVKDIFQSICAKTPEGEPCCDWVGENGAGHFVKMVHNGIEYGDMQMICETYHLMKQGLGMSNEEMHQVFSEWYEGELNSYLIEITRDILAYKNEEGQYVVDLILDTAGQKGTGKWTVISALDEGQPLTAVAEAVFARCLSAIKEERVKASQTLQGKVTNFTGDKKQFINDLRKALYASKIVSYAQGYQLMRSAAKTYGWNLNYGGIALMWRGGCIIRSVFLGKIKEAFDRNPHLENLLLDPFFAGIVNETQDSWRRVVSTAVQLGIPVPAISSALCYFDGYRSAWLPANLLQAQRDYFGAHTYERVDKPRGEFFHTNWTGRGGSTSASTYTV, encoded by the coding sequence ATGAACGAACTTAAAGATATTGGATTAGTAGGTTTAGCCGTAATGGGTGAAAACCTGGTATTAAACATGGAAAGCAAGGGTTTTAGTGTCGCTGTATTTAATCGCACCGTATCCAAAGTAGATGACTTCATCAATGGTCGCGCAAAAGGGAAGAATATAAAAGGCTGTCATTCTTTACAAGAACTCGTTAATAGCCTAAAAAAGCCACGAAAAGTTATGCTCATGGTAAAAGCCGGCCAGGCAGTAGATGATTTTATTGAGCAACTGATTCCTTTATTAGACCTGGGTGATATTATTATTGATGGAGGAAATAGTCATTTCCCAGATACAACCCGTAGAACAAAATATTTAGAAAGTAAAGGACTTCTTTATATTGGCACAGGTGTATCAGGTGGAGAAGAAGGGGCATTGAAAGGTCCTTCCATGATGCCCGGTGGTTCTCCTAAAGCATGGGAACATGTTAAAGATATTTTCCAATCTATTTGTGCAAAGACACCCGAAGGGGAACCTTGTTGCGATTGGGTAGGCGAAAATGGAGCCGGACATTTTGTGAAGATGGTACATAACGGTATTGAGTATGGCGATATGCAAATGATATGCGAAACTTATCACCTAATGAAACAAGGGCTGGGAATGTCCAATGAGGAAATGCATCAGGTCTTTTCGGAATGGTATGAAGGAGAATTGAACTCATACTTAATTGAAATTACACGCGACATCCTTGCCTACAAAAATGAAGAAGGACAATATGTTGTTGACCTCATTTTAGACACAGCCGGACAGAAAGGCACCGGGAAATGGACTGTTATTTCTGCTTTAGATGAAGGACAACCATTAACGGCTGTCGCAGAAGCTGTTTTTGCACGGTGCTTATCTGCAATCAAAGAAGAACGCGTAAAAGCCAGTCAAACATTACAGGGGAAAGTAACAAATTTTACAGGCGATAAAAAACAATTCATTAATGACCTTCGCAAAGCCCTTTATGCATCTAAAATTGTAAGTTATGCTCAGGGTTATCAATTGATGCGTTCCGCAGCAAAAACTTACGGATGGAATTTGAATTATGGAGGTATTGCCTTAATGTGGCGGGGAGGTTGCATTATCCGTTCTGTATTTTTAGGCAAAATCAAAGAAGCCTTTGACCGAAACCCCCATTTAGAAAATCTATTATTAGACCCGTTCTTTGCAGGTATTGTCAATGAAACACAGGATAGTTGGCGTCGGGTTGTTTCTACTGCCGTTCAATTAGGAATTCCTGTCCCTGCTATCAGTTCGGCATTATGTTATTTTGATGGTTATCGGAGTGCATGGCTTCCAGCAAATCTCCTTCAAGCACAACGCGATTATTTTGGTGCCCACACTTATGAACGGGTGGATAAACCCAGAGGGGAATTTTTCCATACCAATTGGACCGGGCGTGGCGGTTCAACTTCTGCTTCAACATATACCGTCTAA